GAGTAAGATGAGCTAGTTCCTCTAGGCTATAAGACTTTTGGAACATGGATGCCTCCTTTTGCGTTACCTTACTTAGTTGGAGCGATTGCTTTGGATTCTTCGTCAAATAGCTGGTCCATTTTGGCGGTCACTTTTGAAGAAACATCTAAAGCTTTGTTGTAGAAAAATGCACCTTCATCATTAAGAAGAAGATCATAATTTTCCTCTTTAGCAACTTGTTCTGCAGCTGTTCCTACATTTTCGGATAGTCCTTGAACAATTTTGAAGTTTGTCTGTTGTAAAGATTGGTAATATTGTGTTTGCATTTGGCTCATTTCTTGGCTCAATGCTCTAAATTTACGCTTTAGCTCAGTTTCTGCTTCAGCAGACATCAAATCTAATTGGTCAGGATCATTCAGCTTTTCTGCTAATGCGCTCAATTCCTTATCTTTTTCTTCAAGGACATCTTCGAGCTTCTTCTTCATCGCCTCGAAAGTGTCTTGCTCTTGCTTGCCGATCTTGGAGTCTTCCACGCATCTTTTAAAGTTGATCATTCCGATCTTAAGCGCTTTTTGTGTTGTTGTCGAAGCACTTTCAGTAGGGGCTGCAGCCATCAGCATGTAGGATGACACTAATAACGCAGACATTTTTAAAATTTTAAAAGAAATCCTTTTCATCATTACTCCTTGCAATGAATAATTAAAATTTACCACCAAAACTTATGAAAAAGCGTCGCACTTGGCTTCCTTTGCAATGGTTTGTCGGGAAACCAAAGCCGAGGC
The window above is part of the Chlamydiales bacterium STE3 genome. Proteins encoded here:
- a CDS encoding putative Skp-like protein (Product derived from UniProtKB/Trembl:D6YWN8;Gene name derived from UniProtKB/Trembl:D6YWN8): MKRISFKILKMSALLVSSYMLMAAAPTESASTTTQKALKIGMINFKRCVEDSKIGKQEQDTFEAMKKKLEDVLEEKDKELSALAEKLNDPDQLDLMSAEAETELKRKFRALSQEMSQMQTQYYQSLQQTNFKIVQGLSENVGTAAEQVAKEENYDLLLNDEGAFFYNKALDVSSKVTAKMDQLFDEESKAIAPTK